The following nucleotide sequence is from Anguilla rostrata isolate EN2019 chromosome 3, ASM1855537v3, whole genome shotgun sequence.
acaaaacaccattGTAATGTAACCCTTTTAACTTATGACAGGGATCCCCTGGATGTCTTTGAGCCAATGTAGGGGTCACTGGATCATAAATTGTTGAAAAACGCTGGTATTAGGAATGAGTGATGTATCccagaagaaaataataataataagcttttCCACAATAACTCAACAGTAATATTTAAGAATAGCTTCCAtgcatattttgaaaacattactCCCATGGTAGGGGAGAGGAAACATGTGGCATGCCTGTCACTACATTGATTCACTCTCACTGCCTGTGTGGAATGCTCCTAGAGTGCTGAACCTGAGTCAGGCAACCAATCATGTGTCAGCTTTTCATGTCACATGATATGTGACATAGCTATTGCGTAAATTTAACAAGCAACACTAACTCTACACTGGGTCCTACACCCCATAggagcctgtgtgtgattgtgcttTGTCTAACGTTTTCACAGCTATCTGTGCTGCTCTTTCACTGTAGCCGCTAACAGCAGTAACCGCACCGCCGGCAAATAAAGTTTCCTTCGTACCATCTGAACCGTAGCTCCCTGCCCTCATCTGGGGTTGTAATTTTCTATCTGACAGTCCTCACACAGCAGGAAACACTGGCAGGCTCTCCGTATTGGGTGGGAGCAATctgacacagaacacagtgtaCTGACTGTATTCGGTGTTCAGTGTGcactccttttctctcttcaaCCGTTCGTTGTATCATTTTCACAGGTAGTTTTCCATTATGTTTCCTACACAAGGTCACAAACGTGACATCAATGATTTACTATTATCAGCTATTAATAATTGCGAGGTTACATTCTCTGTAACCCCTCtgtaaaactatatttttatttgtccagAGTCCAGTGCTCTTATCATTTCTTGTAAATGTAAACAGGGCTTTGGTGCTGGATAATTGTCTCCTGTAGTTTGGTTCACctgttttgtctctgtctcacaTGTGTGAGCTCATGTTCCTGCACAAGCTTTTCATTTGTGTAGCATATCTTGAATGAACAGTGTATAGTGCCTACGACTGGCCCAGATTTCTTTGTGGCATAATCAATTTCCTGTCTACCACTGCTTTCTCCGCCTTTCCAGTGAATACTGGAAAGTATATAACTCACGTGGATTCACTATATAACCAATATGGATGTACGTGTGTTCTTTCatattgtaagttgctctggatacaaaagcatttgctaaatgccaaaatgtaaaccttattgttgccatggcaacagaacacTGAGAtcctgctttctgtttttcacaagATCTTTCCGGAAAGCCGCCAAGCTACGAGGATGCTGTGCTGATGGaggaccccccgcccccctacaGCGCGATCCTGGCCGACGCCCGTAGGGGGACGCACCCCGAACCCAAGGGCAGGACAGCTAGAGAGCCGGAGAGCTCCGAGACTAGCAAGACAGCCCCAGACAGCGCGCTCTCCAAGCGGGCCGGGCGGGGCTACTCCTCCGTCATTCACCTGCCCACGGCTGCACACTGTGACTCCCAGagccctctcctctccaccctggAGCTGAACTGCAACAATCTCCCCAACGCCGGCCTCGTGCCTGGGACTACGCACAATCCCGCCCTCATACCTGGGGCCACACCCGCTGACCTAAGACTGGGTCCACCCCTGCTGGACCGTACCTATGCCCTGCCCACCGCTTTCCCTATTTTCGGAAGGAGTACAGCAGTGTGACTGACCCTTACTGTGTGATTGACCCAGACTTACACTGTCATATGCACGCAAATatgtacgcatacacacactttctcactctctctctcacgcgtgaaatcacacaagagcgaacacacacacaccgtagtTCATAGGatcaatatagcacaatgtcaTTACAAACAAAATCAGAAAATTTCACCAAAATATACGCAACAACAAAAGCTGGGCATATGAATATATAGGCTActaaaagtcttttttttactACATGCTTTTCTTCCTTGTATTTATGGGGACAATGGAACAGGCTTCCAAGTGTCATCCACCATATGCTTTGGACTAATTGAAATATATGTGCAGCTTTGAATTAGTTAAAAGCATCAGTTTAGGCATTCAAAGGTATgcaagagagagaatgttttAGTTCTCTCAGGTAAATGCCAAATGGAACTAAGGCGGGAGCTTTCCCTTTTAATAAGCCTGCAGTCACAAACTGCTGCTCAGAATTTTCTAGACCTCTGGGAACTGGCTTCAGAATTTtgttaaatgagaaaaattgcTAAACGTGGCCAGTACCTTTTGCAAGGCCATGCCGTTGAGGTTCTTTTgaaccatttattttatcttgcGTTCAGGTATTAAAAAGTCTTTGCTGCTTCTCTCCTTTAATCTTTATCATTCTGAATCAGTCTTACTGTATTTTCACACAATGTACAGGCCTTTTggtctacagcacagagctataTATTTGTATCAAGCTACAATATAGTGTCAGAAATGTTAACTGAACACGAAGAGAAGCGATCctcaactctggtcctggaaaCCCTGGGCTCTGATGGTTttcgttgttactcagcacttaattgagcAATTAAAGCACTTCACTTGAAATCAGCTACCAATTAAGATTCAAGAAAGTAGATGAGTTGAGTTGcagacaaaaaccagcagatcccGAGTTTGGGACCCCTGCTATAAAAATTAGTTGCAATTAAATCAACGGAAAGATGTCATCAGCCCCCTGCACTGCACTTATACAGATTAAAGCACTTGGCACAGTCTTGATACCAGGTTCTGAAATGTGTAGAaatggcatgtttttttattttatattacagtaATTAAACAGCATAAGACTCAACTAGATTTGAGCTATACTGTGTTGAATGTCATTGCATGAGCACATTTCTTTGTTGGAATAATATTTTGATTGACTGATTCAATATTATCCAATAATACTATAAAGCAATTACCTATGGAAATGATTTTAATAGAAGTATGAATCATTCTGTCAGTTACAGTTTCTCAGTATAAGTGTGTAGCATTCAGTGTTAAAACATCTAAGACCAGAGACCTCTAAGTTCTGTGTTCAATTCAGAGCATGAGAGCAATAATTAaactggtcatgtgacacatagCTGGAATTTTTTCTCACTGTCTGTGCAAATTTTgcatctgatttttttttttcactcttctTGTCTTGTGCTGGGGGAATAGTCACCTGCTCTGATTCCTGCTTTGTGCTGGGGGATAGTCACCTGCTCTGATTCCTGCTTTGTGCTGGAGGAATAATCACCCTGTCTGATTCCTGCCTTGTGCTGTGGGAATAGTTACTCTGTTTGTTTCCTGCCTTGTGCTGGGGGATAGTCACGCTGTTTTATTCTTGCCTTGTGCTGGGAGGATAGTCATACTCTCTGATTCCTGCTTTGTGCTGGAGGAATAATCACCCTGTTTGTTTCCTGCCTTGTGCTGTGAGGATAGTCACCCTGTTTTATTCTTGCTTTGTGCTGGGGATAGTCACCCTGTTTTATTCCTGCCTTGTGCTGGGAGGATAGTCACCCTGCTGTTCTGCTTTCTGGATGTCTACTTGATTCGCTGTGCTGGAGGATAATCACCCTGTCTGATTCTTGCCTTGTGCTGGGAGGATAGTCACTCTGTTGTTCCTCCCTGTGCTGGGATGTCACCTGTTATCCTGCTTGGGGGAGATAGTCATCCTGTCTGATTTTTGCCTTGTGAATCATCTCAGATGTCATCTCGAAAACTATTCTTACATTATCGCCTGGAAGGGAATTCTCTGTAGACTGTGGCACTAGAGCCacagtaattgcatttttcatgTCAGAGCGGAGATGCATTGTTTTGTCCCATGTGAATTAGAGGCAAGTCTGTGTCTGAAATCTGTATTTTCAACCTCTGAAAGAGCCTTAATCAGTTCATCAACAGTcatctaatttatttatttttctggctGTGTGCTCTGGTTTACTGAAGTGGCTTGCTTTTGTGTACcatttaagtcagtgttctgcaCTCCCTGATCGTAGAGAGCCACAAGCTCTGCTAGGtcttgttttcaccttaaaatcagcaaccaattcagaccaaAGTAACCAGGTGAAGTTTGTTATCTGTGtcatcaactgctctaattgattaaGTGTAGAGTGACaatgaaaaaccagcagagcctgcggctctccaggaccagggctgcagaCCCCTGCTTTCAGCTTTAAGGCTGGGGTATTTCAAACTGACATTTTGGAGGAGGGTCTCAGCATTTGCCGGTTTtaatgatttcctttcaataagTTGCTAATGTTGGCCTTGGAAACTGTGTGAACTTTCTGACTGACCTATGACTTGGTCAGTCAGAAAGTTCTGGATCACTGAAGTATGTAACGCACCAACAACAATCAGACACTATGGCCCCTCCAGGGCTAgaatcacacactcctgctctaaGGACGAGTGATTGATTGGTTTCAAACCTATTTTAGGCTCAACAGTGGGAAAGCCTATGattttctttgctttgaaaGACAAAGCATCATCATATTTTCCTGTCATTTTATGGTACGTCCCTCAATTAGGAGCAGTCAGCCGCCTGTCGGCTCCaattagtttgttttgtgttccgATGCATTCATAGCGCTTACATAAACATGAAGGACAGGGGGTCCAATCTCACCAACTGGAGGAATCCACCCCATCGGTTTATGTGAGTTGCTTAGCAACGACCTGAGAGCTCGTCTCGAGCTTATGTACCAGGAAGGGATGGGAGGCAGCTGTGGCCTCAGGAAACAGAAATGCCACAAGGACAGATTTCATAAGAGGTTGTTACTCCAAGAAAGAGCAGTAAAATTTCAAAACACTCCAGCTGACCCCTgagaattttcaacaaaacacattgctacatttaaatgcacattcaaAGAGAAGAATTTTACTTTGAATgttgatgaaaatgaatgtttcttttgaaattgtCAGTAATCTGTTGGAATTTCACTGGTCTCATGAGGGTTGAAATTAGCCTGTGACACAGGTCTGGTGTGTAGAAGTTAATTCTATTTCTGTAATTGTCTTCTCTtataattgtgatttttttcattttcagctgtgcattATTTGGTAAATGATATTTATTATCCAAGTGTCGGTCCATTTTCACAAGGATTCTTCAGAGCATATCTTAGGGACTTTTAAACCCAGTGAAGATGGACAAGTG
It contains:
- the LOC135250265 gene encoding proline-rich protein 7-like; this translates as MVMSQGTYTFLTCFAGFWLVWALVVLLCCFCNSLQRRLKRRRERRLRQQILDPPPAGEPPQGPAPPPAPQGSWTTPPDLSGKPPSYEDAVLMEDPPPPYSAILADARRGTHPEPKGRTAREPESSETSKTAPDSALSKRAGRGYSSVIHLPTAAHCDSQSPLLSTLELNCNNLPNAGLVPGTTHNPALIPGATPADLRLGPPLLDRTYALPTAFPIFGRSTAV